Proteins encoded in a region of the bacterium BMS3Abin11 genome:
- the surA_1 gene encoding chaperone SurA precursor translates to MKRPVWNYAVAVNLMITTLILLLPGISLSDEPALKPQSALFATVGGIEITQQVLDDAVNRRVRTTLFHGQPPADKLAALRKEVSSDLIDRTLLTQEAIKRGLVPNQEKIQQSIGRMNDYMKQRGHEYSNADKQQAKDFLRQEDLISQLREKVQEVATPDSSEIETFYKNNPQLFTEPEQIRLSVILLKVAPSSTKDVWAAARKEAADLLIQLNKGADFAAQAKLRSTDPSAEKGGDMGYLHKGMLAQSVERVVDKLEVGQVTEPIMVLEGIAIFKLTGRMAAVLRSFNSVNQRASELYRKQLRITAWQALKKKLRQENPAEYHQLVTKD, encoded by the coding sequence ATGAAAAGACCTGTCTGGAATTATGCTGTAGCAGTCAATTTAATGATCACTACATTGATTTTATTGTTGCCTGGTATTTCGTTGTCTGATGAGCCCGCTTTAAAACCTCAATCAGCGTTATTTGCTACAGTGGGTGGGATTGAAATCACTCAACAAGTCCTGGATGATGCTGTTAACCGGCGGGTACGTACAACACTTTTTCATGGTCAGCCGCCGGCAGATAAACTGGCTGCTTTGCGTAAAGAGGTTTCCTCCGACCTTATAGATCGTACTCTACTGACCCAGGAGGCAATTAAAAGAGGACTAGTACCTAATCAGGAAAAAATTCAGCAAAGCATAGGGCGTATGAATGACTACATGAAACAACGTGGGCATGAATATAGTAATGCTGATAAGCAGCAAGCGAAAGATTTTCTCAGGCAGGAAGATTTGATTTCCCAACTTAGAGAAAAGGTCCAGGAAGTTGCGACACCAGATTCTTCTGAGATAGAAACTTTCTACAAAAACAACCCTCAATTATTTACTGAACCAGAGCAAATACGCCTGTCCGTGATATTGCTGAAAGTTGCTCCTTCATCAACGAAGGATGTGTGGGCTGCTGCTAGAAAAGAAGCTGCGGATTTACTTATACAATTAAATAAGGGTGCCGATTTTGCTGCGCAGGCAAAACTACGTTCCACAGACCCCTCAGCAGAAAAAGGGGGAGATATGGGCTACTTGCACAAAGGAATGTTAGCTCAATCGGTAGAAAGGGTAGTTGATAAACTGGAGGTTGGGCAAGTTACTGAGCCGATTATGGTATTGGAAGGAATTGCAATCTTTAAATTAACAGGAAGGATGGCTGCTGTATTGCGTTCATTTAATTCAGTTAATCAACGTGCGAGTGAACTCTATCGTAAACAGTTGAGAATAACTGCATGGCAGGCATTAAAGAAAAAGTTACGACAGGAAAACCCAGCGGAATATCATCAGCTTGTAACGAAAGATTAG
- a CDS encoding cytochrome c-555, which produces MVTNMNVSKTLKYQINLLSIYLIVLLTLALSASVQAAGNSGKRIVEKNCAACHQTGVAGAPKTGVKADWDERLKQGDDTLNKHAIEGFKGMPPKGGNRALTTKQVKDAVAYMHQTVVGSASKKTSRKKAAVASKPVVKKSAPKKTVSKPKVATVNTFNRLMIPKNKRNPPPMRDGIHDPKNSGTKILQHPSQAFNGIAKSRSGNYIDWVKALNNGNINPRYKLLDENAKPLILDLNIIREVKGSMPNVDYPHKQHTQWLDCSNCHPAIFIPKKGGNQISMAAILLGRKCGVCHGKVSFPVSDCRRCHSRKKNAKIIKKTSSK; this is translated from the coding sequence ATGGTGACTAATATGAATGTATCCAAAACACTAAAATACCAAATTAACCTGCTATCTATATACCTGATAGTACTATTAACACTTGCACTATCAGCATCTGTGCAGGCCGCCGGTAATTCGGGTAAAAGGATTGTTGAAAAGAATTGTGCAGCATGTCATCAGACTGGTGTAGCCGGAGCACCAAAAACTGGTGTAAAAGCGGACTGGGATGAACGCCTGAAACAGGGTGATGACACACTTAATAAACACGCTATAGAAGGGTTCAAGGGCATGCCGCCTAAAGGTGGTAATAGAGCGCTGACAACAAAACAGGTAAAAGATGCTGTCGCCTATATGCATCAAACAGTTGTGGGCTCTGCCAGTAAAAAGACTTCAAGAAAAAAAGCAGCTGTAGCAAGTAAACCTGTCGTTAAAAAATCAGCCCCTAAAAAGACAGTTTCAAAGCCAAAAGTAGCAACTGTGAATACCTTTAATCGTCTTATGATACCAAAAAACAAGCGAAATCCACCACCAATGAGAGATGGTATTCATGATCCAAAAAATAGTGGAACCAAAATCCTTCAACATCCATCACAGGCATTTAATGGCATAGCAAAAAGCCGGAGTGGGAACTATATTGATTGGGTTAAAGCACTGAATAACGGAAATATTAACCCAAGATATAAACTCCTTGATGAGAATGCTAAACCACTTATTTTGGATCTTAATATTATCCGCGAGGTGAAAGGTTCAATGCCGAATGTAGATTATCCTCATAAGCAACACACACAGTGGCTGGACTGTTCAAACTGCCATCCTGCTATATTTATACCTAAAAAAGGAGGCAATCAAATTTCAATGGCGGCTATCCTGCTTGGGCGAAAATGTGGTGTTTGCCATGGTAAAGTCTCATTCCCGGTATCTGATTGCCGTCGTTGCCATTCACGCAAGAAAAACGCTAAGATAATAAAAAAGACCAGCAGTAAGTAG
- the podJ_1 gene encoding localization factor PodJL, which translates to MNISIKKWLFYVMISHIFVVNSVMAQSTQDGLNAYQAENFEKAVKILTPLAENGDTRAQSTLGVIYYNGKGVIEDIDKAYVLFSRAASSGDIDAQFNLANLFLYDPALPVEVEDRDKEAVRWFLHAARQGHADAQYHLGLLLMAGTGVTRNTEEAYLWIHKAALQEHKGAQIFLGEYDE; encoded by the coding sequence ATGAATATTTCAATAAAAAAGTGGCTATTTTATGTGATGATTAGTCATATTTTCGTTGTCAATAGTGTGATGGCACAATCTACACAAGATGGACTGAATGCTTATCAGGCGGAAAATTTTGAGAAAGCCGTTAAAATATTGACTCCACTGGCAGAAAATGGCGACACCAGGGCTCAGAGTACGCTTGGTGTCATTTACTACAATGGTAAAGGTGTCATCGAGGATATTGACAAGGCCTATGTCCTGTTTAGCCGTGCCGCATCTTCAGGTGACATTGATGCACAATTTAATCTTGCCAATTTGTTCCTGTATGACCCCGCACTGCCGGTTGAAGTAGAAGACAGAGATAAAGAAGCTGTCAGATGGTTCTTGCATGCAGCACGACAAGGGCATGCTGATGCACAGTATCACCTGGGGCTCCTGCTAATGGCCGGTACCGGAGTAACCCGGAACACGGAAGAAGCATATTTATGGATTCATAAGGCTGCTTTACAGGAACATAAGGGAGCACAAATTTTCCTCGGTGAATACGACGAATAA
- the pknD_1 gene encoding serine/threonine-protein kinase PknD, producing the protein MIKLILCTALRIFIGFAPGLVLVSCSSSPMEFHYLTASDYKNPVWPAPPEQPHFMYVGQLKGEDNLRPVTAGNHARMDTAIRWITGLGFSRDAKVTLVRPQCGAVGPNGRIFITDVGNNSIFVFDPINGVLDVWKDADWSTPFISPIGIVALPDGRVLVADSGAGFIYVLDSTGAPLSKIGEHILKRPTGLAFDIKAGEIYVADTEAQDIKVFDLYGQLVRTIGSPGTGNGEFNRPSYLAFKSGKLYVTDTLNARIQVFSSSGDFLSIVGGRGLYVGNLTHPKGVAVDSDENIYVIESFYDYLLIFNPQGKYLMPIGGSGQKPGKFFLPAGIWIDGGDRIYIADMFNARVMVFQYLGG; encoded by the coding sequence ATGATCAAGTTAATTTTATGTACCGCTCTCAGAATATTTATAGGCTTTGCTCCTGGTCTAGTGCTAGTCTCATGCTCATCATCTCCAATGGAGTTTCACTATCTCACGGCAAGCGATTATAAGAACCCGGTTTGGCCTGCACCACCAGAACAGCCACACTTCATGTATGTAGGTCAGCTAAAAGGAGAGGATAATTTACGCCCGGTTACTGCAGGAAATCATGCTCGTATGGACACGGCTATTCGCTGGATTACAGGGCTTGGCTTTAGTCGTGATGCGAAAGTAACTTTAGTGAGACCGCAATGTGGTGCCGTAGGACCTAACGGTAGAATATTCATTACAGATGTAGGAAATAATAGTATTTTTGTTTTTGACCCGATTAATGGTGTGTTGGATGTATGGAAAGATGCTGACTGGAGTACACCTTTTATCTCCCCAATAGGCATTGTTGCACTCCCTGATGGCCGGGTTCTTGTTGCAGATTCCGGGGCAGGGTTTATTTATGTTCTTGACTCTACTGGAGCACCACTTTCTAAAATCGGTGAGCATATCCTGAAACGACCTACCGGTCTGGCCTTTGATATAAAGGCTGGGGAGATTTATGTTGCTGATACAGAAGCACAGGATATTAAAGTGTTTGACCTGTATGGTCAGTTGGTCAGAACAATCGGTAGTCCGGGCACCGGTAATGGTGAATTTAATCGCCCAAGTTATCTGGCTTTTAAGTCTGGAAAGCTATATGTAACTGACACATTGAATGCACGGATTCAGGTATTTTCTTCCTCAGGTGATTTTTTATCTATTGTTGGGGGGCGGGGGTTATATGTAGGGAATCTGACACATCCAAAAGGAGTGGCCGTTGACTCAGATGAAAACATATACGTTATTGAATCCTTTTATGATTATTTACTAATATTTAATCCCCAGGGTAAATATTTGATGCCTATAGGTGGCAGTGGCCAGAAGCCTGGTAAATTCTTTCTCCCTGCCGGAATATGGATTGATGGTGGCGACAGAATATATATTGCTGATATGTTCAATGCACGAGTTATGGTATTTCAATATCTTGGTGGTTAG